Below is a window of Mesomycoplasma bovoculi M165/69 DNA.
CAAATCAAAAATTATTGCTAAAATCGGAGAAGGTAATCAGTTTATCAATGAAAATTTTATTTTTTCAAAAGCAGTTGCTTTAGCAAATTTGCTACAAAAAAAGCAATTAAACAAGGTTTTGATTTATCACAATGATAATGATTTTTCCTTGGCTTTTGCCGGAATTTTTTCTAGAATTTTTAAAGAATTTAAAATTCAAACAGTTTATTTTGGTGATTTTGAAAATAATAAAATTACAATTGCAAAAGAATTTTTTGTAAATAATGATTTTGATTTTTTTATTGGAATTCAAAGTATTTTCAATGAAAAAACTGCAAAAACTATTGAAATGTTTTTTAACCATAAGCAATTGGCTTTATTAACATTAGAAGATGAAAAATTTTTAAATAATTTTACAATTAACGAAGTTAATTATGATAATGAATCAAAGGAAATACCAAAAATTGATAATTATTTTATGGATTTGAATTATCAAACTAATAAATTTCCTTTAAATGATCTTAAAAATAAATATGAGTTTTTTGATAATAACAATAATAGATTAGAAGTGTTTTTAAAAGCTAATTTGAATAAATCTGAAAATATTCTACCTATAAAAACAAATATTTTAAGCAAATTTAGTTTAAATAAATTTAAATCAAACATTGCTATTTGGAGAAAAATATTTAGCAGTTTAAAAAACAAGCCTGACTTTGTTTTTTGATTAAAAGAAGATGAAGTTCAAGTTGCATATTTACAAAAATTTTTTTACAAAGTAATTTCAGAAGAAGATTTTCAACTTTTAGTTCTCGATTATATTTTGAAAAATCATTTAGCAAATGCATTTTTTTTAATTAGTAAAGACACACCTGATTTCATACTTGAAAAAATTAAAACTTCTTTTAACAACATTCAAATTTTTAACCCGGAAAATGGTGAATTAGAAAAACTATTTTTTAAAATAAAAGAAAATCAAAATGAAGTTTTTGTTTTAAATAACAACAAAATTTTTTGATCTCCCAAAGATCAATATTTATTTTTAGGTCAGGATTCTAGTTTCATTGCTTTGTGATACTTGCAAATTTTAGAATTTTATAAAGAAAATAATTTAAACATTATAGAAGTCATAGATTTTATAAAACAAAATCATAATTTTGTGTTTAAAAATAAAATGCAATTTTTTGCAGATAACAAAACATTTTCTAATTTTGTAGATCAACTAATTTTTGAACAATCAAATAAAATTAATATAATAAACTATGAAATTTCTGAACAAAATTTTAACAACAACATAATTTCTATTAAAATAGGTTTGCCAAAAAATGATTATTTAAAAATAACTTATTCAAAAATACATGAAAGCGTTGAAGTTTCTAGTTTTTTTCACTCTAGCAACTATAGCTATAAAGAAAGTGTGTTTTTAGAATATGAAATTCAAAACAAAATGAAAATTGCAAAAAAAGATAATTTGCAAATTGTTCAATCTAGCAATAAATATAAAAATATTTTAAAATTTGGTTTTTTTATTAGTGCAATTATATCTATAATATTCCTTTTACTTTACAAATTCTATAATGCCAGTTTTAGCAATGGTTCTCCAACGGAAATTTTTAATAAATTTTATGAATATTTTTTAAGTGACAATCTTGCGAAATCAGTTGTAATAATAAATTTTGCATTATTTTGAGTCTCGAATTTGATTATAGGTATGCAACTAAAAAGAATTTTAAGAACCCAAAATATAAAAGTTAAATTTAAACATATGTTTGTAGGTAGTATTATTGCATATTTTATGCAATTTTCAACTCCCTTTTCCTTTGGGGGAGAAATTTCTTACTACTGGTATTTTAATAAAAAAGGATATCCTCTCAAAAATGTTAGTGCAACATTAACATATAATGCATTAATACACCAATTATCTCAATTAATTATATCTTTGATTTTTATTCCTATTGGTTTTTATTATTTTAGTGAATTATTTGTTTTTAATTCAATTGAAAAAATTTTATTTTTTGTTTGATTAATTATAAATATTTTTTTAAATGTTGTTGTTTTAGCAATTATATTTATTATTTCTGTCTGAAAAAAACTGCAATATTGACTTATTAAAATATTTGTTAAAATATTAAATTTAAGATATTTACATCAAATCGAGGATTTGAAAAAAAATGAATTTAAATATCAATTTTTTATTGATAATTTTAAAATACATTTTTTAGAAATTTTTGCAAATAAAAAATTGTTATTTGAAGTGTTATTTTTCTATAAATTCCTACCTTTTGTTATTAATTTTTCATTTTTAACATTGCTAATTACAATGAAAAATGGTGGTTACAATATTGGAATGATAAGTGCAATTGATTATCTTAAATTTATTTCTGGAAACACAATTTTGGCAATGTCTAATAATTTAAGTCCATCACCAGGTGGTGTAGGTTTTGTTGATCTTACAACAAAAATTGTGTTTCAAAACTTTTTTAAAGCCAACGATTTATTAAATCTTAATATTTTTAATTTTGCAAATCGACTTTTTAATTGATTTATTCCTTATTTTGTTTCTTCAATAGCAATTATTACAGTTTGAATTGGTGAAAAAAGAAATGATAAATATCAAGAAATTAAAAAAGCTATTGAAATTAATCCACAATTAAAAACTCAATTTAGTAGGTCTCATTCAAGATTTTATTGAATTACATTACCATTATTGTTTGCTATAGGTGCAAGTTTATTATTACTAGTTTTCTTCCACTAATTTCATTTGTGCGGCTTTAGCGATCATTGCACCATTATCTGTGCAATATTGCATTTTTGGAACAACTGTATTTAATTGTTCATAAGATTTTATGAGTTGTCTAATTTCTAAATTAGCAGCAACTCCACCCATTAATGTTAATGTTTGAATTTCTGGATAAATTTCTAAAGCTAAATTAATTTTGTTTTTTAAATATTTAATTATTGTTTTTTGAAATGAAATAGCAATATTTTTTTGCATTTTACTATCAAGTTTATCTTTGTTTTTATGAATATAATTTATCACCTGAGTTTTCAAACCACTGAAGGAAAAATTTAACAAAAATTCTGGATTTTGTCCAGGAATAGTAAAGTTTATCAACTCGCTTGAATTGAGTGTAAATTCTTGATTTAATTTATCAATTTTAGGACCACCTGGAAAACCTAATCCTAATTTTCGAGCAATTTTGTCATAAATTTCGCCTAAAGCATCATCTTGTGTTGTGCCAACAATTTCTAAATTAAAAGGAGTTTTAGCTAAAATAAATTGACTATGACCGCCCGATAAAAGCAAACCTAAAACTGGAAATTTTAAATTTTGCTCAATAGCTGCTGATCAAAAATGACCATGAAGATGATTGATTGGGATTAGTGGTTTATTGTAAAACATTGCAAGTGCACTTGCAAACAAAAAACCCACTTGCAGTGAACCTAAAAGTCCTGGTTCTTTAGTGTAAGCAATTGCATCTACAATAGTAAAATCTATACCTTTAGATTTTAAATCTTCTAAAATAAAGGCAAAATTTTTAATATGTTCTCTAGAAGCTACTTCTGGGATTGTCCCACCAAATTGAGCGTGAATATCAATTTGACTATAAGATGTCATAACAACAATTGAATCATTGTCTAGCAAAGCAACAGATGCATCATCGTGCGAAGACTCAATTCCTAAAATTTTCATTTTAATTCCTTTATTTATAGTTTTGTGGTATAATATTGGATTGTGTGGGTCAGTACTCAAGAGGCTGAAGAGGGCGCACTGCTAACGCGCTAGGGGCTTAACCGCCCGCGCAGGTTCAAATCCTGTCTGGCCCGCCATTTTTTTATGCTCTTTTTTTATTAAAAATTGTATAAAAAAATGTAATAAAAAGGGAAAAAGTGTTTTACTTTTTCCCTTTTTTATATAAAAATTATTTATGCTTGTAATTCGTTGTGTTTATTAACAAATAAGTCAAGCTTTGATGATTTTCTTGCAGATTTATTACGATGGAAAACACCTTTTGAGGCAGCTTTGGCAATTTCTTTGTGAGCACGTGCAACTAATAAAGCTTGTGAATCATCTTTATTAATAACAGCAATTTTAGCTTTTTTAATTGCAGTTTTTACTCGTGATTTAATTGCATTATTTCTAGCTCTTGCATTTTCACTTTTTGTAATAGACTTAATTTTTGATTTTATATTTGCCATTAATTATTTCCTTGTGAAATTTTTAAAAAGTAATATAAATTGTAACATATTTTTAAAAATATTCGTAATTATTGAGCTTATTTTGCATAT
It encodes the following:
- a CDS encoding lysylphosphatidylglycerol synthase transmembrane domain-containing protein; protein product: MSSALELNSNISSNANKKTFLAFNFDYLPGFYKSKIIAKIGEGNQFINENFIFSKAVALANLLQKKQLNKVLIYHNDNDFSLAFAGIFSRIFKEFKIQTVYFGDFENNKITIAKEFFVNNDFDFFIGIQSIFNEKTAKTIEMFFNHKQLALLTLEDEKFLNNFTINEVNYDNESKEIPKIDNYFMDLNYQTNKFPLNDLKNKYEFFDNNNNRLEVFLKANLNKSENILPIKTNILSKFSLNKFKSNIAIWRKIFSSLKNKPDFVFWLKEDEVQVAYLQKFFYKVISEEDFQLLVLDYILKNHLANAFFLISKDTPDFILEKIKTSFNNIQIFNPENGELEKLFFKIKENQNEVFVLNNNKIFWSPKDQYLFLGQDSSFIALWYLQILEFYKENNLNIIEVIDFIKQNHNFVFKNKMQFFADNKTFSNFVDQLIFEQSNKINIINYEISEQNFNNNIISIKIGLPKNDYLKITYSKIHESVEVSSFFHSSNYSYKESVFLEYEIQNKMKIAKKDNLQIVQSSNKYKNILKFGFFISAIISIIFLLLYKFYNASFSNGSPTEIFNKFYEYFLSDNLAKSVVIINFALFWVSNLIIGMQLKRILRTQNIKVKFKHMFVGSIIAYFMQFSTPFSFGGEISYYWYFNKKGYPLKNVSATLTYNALIHQLSQLIISLIFIPIGFYYFSELFVFNSIEKILFFVWLIINIFLNVVVLAIIFIISVWKKLQYWLIKIFVKILNLRYLHQIEDLKKNEFKYQFFIDNFKIHFLEIFANKKLLFEVLFFYKFLPFVINFSFLTLLITMKNGGYNIGMISAIDYLKFISGNTILAMSNNLSPSPGGVGFVDLTTKIVFQNFFKANDLLNLNIFNFANRLFNWFIPYFVSSIAIITVWIGEKRNDKYQEIKKAIEINPQLKTQFSRSHSRFYWITLPLLFAIGASLLLLVFFH
- the rpsT gene encoding 30S ribosomal protein S20, encoding MANIKSKIKSITKSENARARNNAIKSRVKTAIKKAKIAVINKDDSQALLVARAHKEIAKAASKGVFHRNKSARKSSKLDLFVNKHNELQA
- the tsaD gene encoding tRNA (adenosine(37)-N6)-threonylcarbamoyltransferase complex transferase subunit TsaD, translated to MKILGIESSHDDASVALLDNDSIVVMTSYSQIDIHAQFGGTIPEVASREHIKNFAFILEDLKSKGIDFTIVDAIAYTKEPGLLGSLQVGFLFASALAMFYNKPLIPINHLHGHFWSAAIEQNLKFPVLGLLLSGGHSQFILAKTPFNLEIVGTTQDDALGEIYDKIARKLGLGFPGGPKIDKLNQEFTLNSSELINFTIPGQNPEFLLNFSFSGLKTQVINYIHKNKDKLDSKMQKNIAISFQKTIIKYLKNKINLALEIYPEIQTLTLMGGVAANLEIRQLIKSYEQLNTVVPKMQYCTDNGAMIAKAAQMKLVEEN